The sequence tggtcaattgtctatatgaaacctatttcaattaatcaagtcttaacaagtttgatttcttaacatgttggaaacacttaatcatgtaaataacaatttcatttaatatatatataaacatggaaaagttcgggtcactacactggtttgctctgataccactctgtaacGTCCTccaaatagggtctggaagaaacgtcactaatatcaaataaaccaacatattataatatacgagaacaatactacatgataaaatcaaactttattgagagtacgcagcggaaaatgaaatgtcgttacaagaattgaaattacaataaagtaaatgtttcaaatgcaagaatagtaaatgcgatatctcttgttcctaagtccaagtagcatcacataagcagtaagtaagtaagcttgaatcaatcagcacctgagacaaacatgctaaagtgtcaaccaaaaaggttgagtgaaatcataggtttaacaaaagtagttatcgttgtttttagaccacaagatttagtttgtaaagttgatctcctgcaggatcaaaaagttgatctcgcagatctaaaagttatgccagtgcgtgatatttagactaaacgttcaagttttccccaaagacaagttgtagtttatacttgtcggtttaatttcattattaagtaatacaatgacttggtcaaatgtatcggggacgttactcccgataggcctacccccaataattaagcgtgcattcaacgagcaattaaaaatatcactatagggacttagtcggacatagccgggtatagcatagtttagtagtttggtacttgtgtctaagttgtaaaatgtaaaaacagcatgtgtctcaccccaataaaagtaagtaagtttgctagcaataaagagtggggctatgaattcaccttagtaagtagagagagagagttattcctcggaatagaaagttggatgagtgagcagaaaagtcaacctattgacatttaagagtagtaagtgtttttgcccaagtttaagtagatgtttaagtatgatagtgttgtaagtatagttcgttttactaagttttctttcctagtaagtttctatttttagaaagtttccaattttagtagatttcttatcttagtaagtttctataactagaaagtttctactttaagagtgttttccattttaggatacttgccgtattagataagcttccaatcacccctttcccttcgaatggccattttaggtctaggggcttgagctataggatcctttaaatcggaaatccaaacccttccgcctagagttttgtagaaaccattcgtcaagaaagttcgaagatctatacatctctaatacatatcccaaaatgttttatgtgttataatattagtagtaggttataggtgttagtaatagtaatagtgtatacatgttaattaatagtataagtagtattagggtttcattaattagggttagttaattaaagtagtattttaatgattaaggtttagggttttgaggatctaaataatatgaatgttaagaacatgcacgaatatgattatgaatataaacatgaattgaaagaaagatttaaaagttttaagattttggatcataccttgttaatgatgatgaagattataaagaaacaagaagaaaactttgtgatgaagatcaaataacccaaataataaaGAACACgtttgaaaatcttgatgaacacgaagaacaagcttgaagatccgaataccacaagagagggagagagcgagagagagagagagagagagagagagagagagagagagagattgtttttgagagaggattttggtgtgatttgtgaatgagaaactaggagcctaggggtgtttatatagtgcaagtattagagtgttagtcaacataaggatgttctaattaataattttattttattttataatttttagtcaacaataagtggtactagtttatatatatatatatatatatatatatatatatatatatatatatatatatatatatatatatatatatatatatatatatatatatatatattttattttttatttagtcaacataaggatgtaattgtttaagattctttagtctcattattattattattattattattattattattattattattattattattattattattattattattattattattattatttttacatttactacatgataagtattattttctttttactaattcatgacttgtatatatatttttttatttagttcccaattattttattatttatataaatgtcactttttatttattacttataggttattagttataatattacataaatgcataaattttaattagcagtgagtgtcgactaacagtttattattttcatcttttattaacttgtcaattattgcacaaagttaattaatatgtattataactcttaacacttaacaattgttgattaaagtttaatcattaagttttaattatattgtttgggcatttaatattggaaaaatatagaatggaaaaatgagggtcgttataacatCAAGCTCACTAAAGACCCGACGACGGGAAAAATGGAATGAATGAACCGAACCAGCTGCATCAAATCAGAACCAAATGTAGAACCAAACTATAAGGGAATCAGTCATATCCGCCAAATTTTCTAAGGACATTTACAAACCCCCTAGTTATAAATAGACAGCATACCTCAGTCAGCTTCAACCACCACCTGCTCCATCTTAGGTCACCGACAACCACCGGCAGTCGACAACTACAAATGGAAACAAGCAGCAACTGCCAACTTTAATACACCACCACCCGCAACCACCAAAAACAGGAACCAACCACAACAGCCACCCAAAGCCGCCACAGCTGCTACCCACATCCGGTAGCTGCCGGCAGCAGCCCATCCACCGAAAACTGCCGGATTTCTACACAAAAAAATGCACACCTGCAGCCACCCAAATTGACCCCGCGCTCTAACCAACCCGAATTCTGACTAATAGGGATTTAGAGTTCCATCGAAACTCGTCGCCTACAACCACAGAAGAGAAGAAAATGGAGGCCAGTAACAGAGTAAACGACAAAGAGACCAACCCAAACCCCACCGAAACAGAAACAACCCAacaacaccccccccccccccccccaaaaacaCAAAAGCACCCAGAACCCGTATGAAGAACACACGGATTCGCAGCCTGGACGCCGTAAGTGATGCCGGAGATGACTAAAGGGCCATAACCATCGTCGGAAAAGGGGATAGAGCGGTGTACCTTATTAAACGGAAAGCGGTAAGGccgaaccaccggcgagatgccggtggtcggaGAGGAGGTCCGTGAAGAGGTTACAAACCCGCACAAGCTTCAGATCTAGAAGAGAGGAGGTGGCGACTGAACAAAATTAGGGCAACCAAGGAAGAAGACGATGtagaagaaaagagagaaaaaaaaggtAGGGACTATTACCTGCTGTTGTTGGAGCTTACTATAAGAAAAAAGGAATTAAATTGAAGAAGCTTGCTGAGTTCGTCGGAGAAGAAAAGCAAAAGAAGTTAGGTGGCACAAAAACCAAGTCAAAGGATAAGGTGAAGAGAGTTATTATTTGCGTTATATTTCATTGAATCTGTGGTTCCTAGGGTCATCAAACTAAATGAAGGTGCGACTTGAGCAACTATGTTTCAATGACATCGATAACATTACTAACATAATTGAGCAAGAAGGCGCGACTTGATTTCAAATACAATTTCcatccataatatatatatatatatatatatatatatatatatatatatatatatatatatatatatatatatatatatatatatatatatatatatatatatatatatatatgccgacTAACTTTTTGGTTATGGAGAAAAGTCTTAGTATATTTTGGATAAAAGTTAAAACCATGATGATGTGCTCTCTTTGTTACTAATTTCTTTTAGTCTACTCCAATATGATGGCCAAAAATTTAAAGATGCAAGTGTTAAATAAGAAGATTTATTTCAACTACAATAAGTTCACACCTTATTTTTTTTCATCAAAAGAGAAGGGATGCATTAAtcttttaaattatttttatttttgatttttgacttaatttttattttttttaatagaaATAGCGAGCCTACCAGTTGAGCTTTTTCAACGTTTTGTCAAAAAAGTAAAGTAAAAAAGACaactttaaatttaaattaaatattagtaataacaataataataaaaaaaagaaatataaagaaagaaagaaagagataGATTCCCGCTCTCACATACAAAATTTGCTTTCTGCAGAAGTCAAAGGGTGTTGTTTGTTAAGTAAACGACAATACCATTTTGTCAGGCATATTCGCTctatttcgattattatttagtacTCCGTAATAATGACAATAAACAATAAATAACTAATGAAATGATTTATGAAACCAGCAGTttatttaaatgaaacagtttaataatatattttaggtattaagtgaatgtaaatgctaaagtcatttagtttaatgacccgtgagacCACAAATTTCGACTAAGAAACGTGTCGTTGTTAACTTGGTcaaaataaatgaattatattcattctccCACCACATCCTTTTAATTTTTATCACAACTACTATTTTCCTTATCATAAATGGAACTCATTTAACATTAAAAGAGGGATTGAAATTACCTGGTTCAACCTCGCAAAAATCATGattatttttgaattattatatcATACTATATAGCTTCATTTTAATTAGTCACAATATGATATGACGTATGTTATCGATTTTCAGATTCTTGTTGTTTAACAAACATAAAATAATAAAACATTAAAAGTGTGATAAATTTGATCATCAAACAATGCATAAAAGAGAATAATTCTTTTAAAAAACCATTAACAATGCCATGAAGGTTTGTACCTGCTTTTTGAAAACAAAAGGTTATTGAAAAATATGATGAAGATCGAGAAAAATAGTTGTAAATGTTTGTACATATTGAAAAAAAAGTTGTGATACTATATGGTGTAGATACTCcgagatatatatttataaaacaataataccgtattaaatattaaatgataattttattaattatttttgccTTTGAAATCGGCATTCATATattattgacatttatttgtttttatttcgtatctttttaattagaattaatattaatataaaataaaaacatcattattatgaaaattaaagtgtAATTAGTGAAAGAATAACATAATCATTTTAAAGTtttatatttgttttttttttgtatcttttttacttagaagtaatattaatattaatattaatataaaataatgacatcaacATTATGAAAATTAAATGGGTAATTAGTGAAATGATAACATCATTATTTTAGAGTTTTATATATCTGAAACAgaaaattacggagtaataatttatttaagttattaaataattagttactataagtacatttttttaaattataaaatacttaggattaatgacatcatctaagtcatctagattttttttttttattttttttaacaaagaaattagcttaataatgacatcatcattatagaattttaatagaaactatagatacggagtaataattattttGTTATCGTTATTTTTATTGAAAAAAAAAGCTTAAACTTTTATAACAAAATTAGGGGTATATGCCCACGGGTCTTATTATATTTTACAATTAGTATTAAGGTTATTGGGCCAAGGCCCAATCTTATCCAAATGTTGTAGCCTACGTTTTTTGATTAAAGATATGAAATGACGATAAAACAAAACGGCAAATCCCTTTTGCACTTATTTTACTATTACTATTTATTAGAGTAAACTATTAATTTGAAACATGTCAAAATAAaatactggactattaatatgggatagAGGGAATATTAGTAAAGTAATTAGTAAAGTAATTTGCAAATACTTACAGATAAAGATTGGTTTCAATTCCtgactatgccaaattgttcaaaaaagtAGTGTGACTAGAGAGTGAGCATAATGCGCAGTTAACCCGGTACCAGGtttcgcgctcggggggcttgattacccgaggttttaccttctgtgGGGAGCCAATATGCTCGTTCATAGGTTgtttcctcgcttacccaaaaaaGAAGATTTAATTAGGCTTTACAAACTTGAGAAACAAGACCCTTCTCATTAACAATCCCAACTGTATAAATCTAACAAAATAAAAAAGATGCTTTCTTTCAAAATATATTACAAGTGAAATTTATTAAAATAAGAGGGGGAAATACATATCTGGATATGATTTATAGCCCCATATCACCTAACATTACAAAACTCACATCCCAATTCAGGTTTAATGTATACCAATCATATTATACTAAATTGTAGCATCCCAAACTTCCAAATCTGCAAAATTTGAATCAAAATTAGGGTGGTAACCTTCATCTTTCATTAGCTTACTCAACCTGTATATCTCCATACGTATTTCTTTAACTTGTGGATGCAACTGGTCTCCAACAACAAACACATGAAAGTGGCTCTTAAGCTCAATCCAGCTACACCCCGGCTCCTTACTTACCCCACGCTGACTCATCATTTCTCTAACCCGTTCAACATCTTTTGATTTTCCAAGAGCCTTATAAATACTAGATAATTGTACATATGCAGAAGATTCTTGTGACCCCAATTCCATTAACTTCTCACCAGCATACGCTCCTATTTCATAGTTATGATAATTCCTACAAGCACTTAATAATATACGCCATAAGCAAGGACCATGATCAATGGGCGCTGATTCAATAAATTCTTTAGCTTCATTGAGCTGTCCACCACGACTCAAAAGATCAACCATACATGCATAATGATCAATTCTAGGAATAATACCATATTCATTCGACATCATTTTAAAATAATCCCACCCTTTTTCTACCAATCCCATGTGGCTACAAGCAGTTAAAATGTTCACAAAAGTAACATAGTCCGGTTTTGTACCCTCAATCTGCATTTTATTAAACAATTCAAGTGCTTCATTGCCTAGCCCATTTTGGGCCAGGCCCGAAATCATTGAGTTCCAAGAAACGACATCCCTTGATGgcattcttgtaaatacaagatccCCATCTTTAAGGCTTCCACATTTAGTATACATATTCGAGAGTGCACTTCCAATTGGGACCTCGAGCCCAAATCCATGTTTAATACTAGTGGCATGTATCTGTTTTCCTTGTTCTAACATAGCAAGACTTGAACAAGCTTTTAAAACACTTGCCATTGTTAGCTCATTTGGATATATGCCTTCTGTTCGCATTCTACAAAACAAGTCCAACGCACTTTCGTTTTCTCCATTTTGAACATACCCACCAATCATTGAAGTCCACAACACGATATCAGGTTCTTGTAAATTATCAAACCCCTTTCGAGCATCATCTAAGAAACCGCATTTAGCATACATATCGACTACAGCTGTCATTATATAAATTTGATGTTGAAACCCTAACTTTATCGAGTACGCATGTGTCTCCTTCCCCTCTTCGATAGCTGAAGCATCACTACACGCATTAAGAACCCCAACAAGAGTAAACTCACTAGCAACTAAACCACTATAATGCATTTTTGAAAACAAGTTCAAAGCTTTCTTGCAATTCCCACCCTGTGCGTACCCGGTAATCATTGCAGACCATGTGATCGAATTCTTATTACTCGAAAACTCAAAAGCCTTATCAGCCTCATCCAAGCTTCCACATTTTGAATACATTGTAACCATCGCATTACCAACAGATACATGAGACAACAACCCATGTTTAAGTCCAAGGCAATGAATTTGTGAGCCAATGTTAACAAATTCCGGCGAAGTAAACGCACTCAAAACGCTTGTCACAACAAACTCATTAACATGCTGATTTTCCTCAGCTACCACTCTTTTAAAAAGCTCCAACGCATCAACACAAATCCTCTGCATTGCGTAACCAGAAATAATCGTCGCCCAAGATATCGAATTTCTctcaggcatttcatcaaacaccttgcgTGCATCATCAACCAACCCAGCTTTACAATACATATTCAACAAAGAGCTACCAACAAACACGTCCTCACATTCTCCCAACTTAAATGCAACCGTGTGAACTTGTTTCCCGCCAACCGAATCCATCAAAGCGGATGCAGCAGTAAACGCACCAGCAAACGTTCGCGCATCGGGTATTACAACAGAATGATCTTCAGACAACAAATTCTTGAACAATTGCATGACATGAACGGAATTGTGACGGCCGCCGAGTTGAGAGTAGCCGTTGATTAATGAGTTCCATGAAACAATGTCTTTGTTGTCGATAGCTTTGAATGCGAGATGAGCTTCGGGTAAAAGATGGCATTTGGCGTAGAAATTAACGAGTGAATTGAGGATGTATGAGCAGTGAGTTGACCCGGTTTTGATGATGTGAGCATGGAGCTTTTTACCATTAACGATGTTTTTTTGTTGGGTGTATTCCAAGAATTGGGTGAAAATTGATCGATAATGTGGAGCTGCGGTTGTCATGAAATATTTTAATTCTATTCAACCGGAAAAACACCATAGTTCACAAGATTAAATTAAATACGGTAAATtgatcaaaatacacttttttttttttttcacgtttcaaacaaaatacacttttttttaaaattgtctttttacaccattcggtagacgggattccgtctaccacctttatctgtcgtctactaccatttttacaaagtagtcgacggtgagataaaggtggtagacgaattcccgtctactggcagggttaTTAGACAGcaagaacaaagcagtagacagacatttacaaagtagtcaaccgtctactgccttgttgttgctgtctactgccttgttgttgctgtctactgccttgttagtgtctacaaggcagtagacagcaacaacaaggcagtagacagcaacaacaaggcagtgccacctttatctgtcgtctactaccatttttacaaagtagtcgacggtgagataaaggtggtagacagaatttacaaagtagtcgaccgtctactgccttgttgttgttgtctactgccttgtagacactaacaaggcagtagacagcaacaacaaggcagtagacggtcgactactttgtaaatgtctgtctactgctttgttctcgctgcctactaaccctgccagtagacgggaattctgtctaccacctttatctcaccgtcgactactttgtaaaaatggtagtagacgacagataaaggtggtagacggaatcccgtctaccgaatggtgtaaaaagacaattttttttttttaaaaaaagtgtattttgtttgaagcctaaaaaaagtgtattttgaacaatttcccATATATTTGATTTTAATTTGTATTTGATATTTAAAATACTTTAAACAGATGTCCATGTAAAAAGCCCAGTTATTAGTTAAAACTAGTTCGGGCctcgcccgcgcgatgcggcgaggctttcggcctgcgtattcatatttaacgtaactttatgtatttacagaaagGAAAACGGCCCATGTGGTAAGCGCCGTTGTTGGTGTTGTCGTCTTTACTATTTTTAAAAATCTTTCCGGTTCgagcgtagttagtttcgttttgttgataaaattatttcgagtctgacggtgctgtgggaaaaatataactcgcggcgagcaggaagatacgggctgtcgttgtttttagcgtttttttaaaaagtgtccgtttcaaacgtactttttatcgttttgttcataatattatttcgagtatgacgctcatgtcgaaaaaatttaactcgcggcgagcgggaagatacgggctgtcgttgtgtttagcgttttttgagaagtgtctgtttcgcgtatagttagtcccgttgggttcgcaagattttttcaagttgaacggtgatctcggaaaaatttaactcgtaccgagcgagaagatagggcccgttataaattcgggtgaagttagtttcttttattttaataaattatatatttacattttttacccatGAAAAAGTGaaaacttgaggggccgttgtgtaaatgtagtcgaagttgagggaccgtttgtaacgtgaacacaaactcaaaacgacaactcGATATAACTGAAACGGCGCAAACGgccaccacttttagtatataagtactagtactaataatactaataataataatactaatactaatactaatactaatactaataatactaactaatactaataataatactaataataatattaatattaatattaatttattgatTTTTTTCCGTAAataaaacatttttattatcaaatataaatattatattatatgtaaaatATTCATTTTAATCCATAATTTTGTTTGAGATCTTACAATCACATGTAATTGCCCCGCGTTTTTAATGctagccaatcacatgtgattgtcccgCGTTTTTAATCCTAGTCATTGATTATATTGATCCAACGGCTGAGATTTATCCTCTTATATTCAAGTAAAATTAAGGATGCA comes from Rutidosis leptorrhynchoides isolate AG116_Rl617_1_P2 chromosome 4, CSIRO_AGI_Rlap_v1, whole genome shotgun sequence and encodes:
- the LOC139840285 gene encoding pentatricopeptide repeat-containing protein At2g33680 — translated: MTTAAPHYRSIFTQFLEYTQQKNIVNGKKLHAHIIKTGSTHCSYILNSLVNFYAKCHLLPEAHLAFKAIDNKDIVSWNSLINGYSQLGGRHNSVHVMQLFKNLLSEDHSVVIPDARTFAGAFTAASALMDSVGGKQVHTVAFKLGECEDVFVGSSLLNMYCKAGLVDDARKVFDEMPERNSISWATIISGYAMQRICVDALELFKRVVAEENQHVNEFVVTSVLSAFTSPEFVNIGSQIHCLGLKHGLLSHVSVGNAMVTMYSKCGSLDEADKAFEFSSNKNSITWSAMITGDASAIEEGKETHAYSIKLGFQHQIYIMTAVVDMYAKCGFLDDARKGFDNLQEPDIVLWTSMIGGYVQNGENESALDLFCRMRTEGIYPNELTMASVLKACSSLAMLEQGKQIHATSIKHGFGLEVPIGSALSNMYTKCGSLKDGDLVFTRMPSRDVVSWNSMISGLAQNGLGNEALELFNKMQIEGTKPDYVTFVNILTACSHMGLVEKGWDYFKMMSNEYGIIPRIDHYACMVDLLSRGGQLNEAKEFIESAPIDHGPCLWRILLSACRNYHNYEIGAYAGEKLMELGSQESSAYVQLSSIYKALGKSKDVERVREMMSQRGVSKEPGCSWIELKSHFHVFVVGDQLHPQVKEIRMEIYRLSKLMKDEGYHPNFDSNFADLEVWDATI